A window from Verrucomicrobiota bacterium encodes these proteins:
- the acpP gene encoding acyl carrier protein encodes MADKSTEDRVREIIVEQLGVTPEQVKPEASFIEDLNADSLDTVELVMAFEEEFGVEVPDEDAEKLQSVGDVIRYIEEKQDK; translated from the coding sequence ATGGCAGACAAAAGCACTGAAGATCGCGTGAGAGAAATCATTGTGGAACAACTCGGGGTTACTCCCGAACAAGTGAAGCCTGAAGCTTCCTTTATCGAGGACCTCAATGCGGACTCCCTGGATACAGTAGAGCTCGTCATGGCTTTTGAAGAGGAATTCGGCGTCGAAGTCCCTGATGAAGACGCTGAAAAGCTCCAGTCGGTGGGCGACGTTATTCGCTACATCGAAGAGAAGCAAGACAAGTAA
- the fabG gene encoding 3-oxoacyl-[acyl-carrier-protein] reductase: protein MEKSLTGKIALVTGAGRGIGKGIALKLAREGAKVIAVSQSESSFKMVEEMRAEGLEAEAGQLNVADFAAVQEFAEKLWGVHGRLDIIVNNAGVTRDTLMMRMSEEDWDTVLDINLKGAFNICKAFTRNLLKQKSGKIINISSIVGLIGNAGQANYAASKAGLIGLSKSLAREYASRGIQVNVICPGFIETDMTGKLNDEIRQNLLAKIPLSRFGGTEDIANAVWFLSSDMSNYMTGQVMTVDGGMVI from the coding sequence ATGGAAAAATCTCTAACAGGTAAAATCGCTCTCGTCACTGGTGCCGGTCGCGGCATCGGCAAAGGAATCGCACTCAAGCTTGCCCGTGAAGGGGCAAAGGTTATTGCCGTGAGCCAATCCGAGAGTTCCTTCAAGATGGTTGAGGAAATGCGGGCGGAAGGCCTGGAGGCCGAGGCCGGCCAGCTTAACGTCGCGGATTTCGCCGCCGTTCAGGAATTTGCGGAGAAACTCTGGGGTGTCCATGGCCGTCTGGATATTATTGTGAATAATGCCGGGGTCACCCGAGATACACTCATGATGCGCATGAGTGAAGAAGACTGGGATACGGTTTTGGATATTAATCTCAAGGGCGCTTTTAATATTTGTAAAGCTTTCACGCGCAATTTGCTCAAGCAGAAAAGTGGCAAAATCATCAATATTTCCAGTATTGTGGGATTGATCGGTAATGCCGGTCAGGCAAATTACGCAGCCTCCAAAGCAGGGCTGATCGGCCTGAGTAAATCCCTTGCCCGTGAGTACGCTTCACGCGGGATTCAAGTTAATGTGATCTGCCCAGGATTCATCGAAACGGACATGACCGGAAAATTAAACGATGAAATTCGTCAAAATTTACTTGCAAAGATCCCCCTGAGCCGTTTTGGTGGCACCGAAGATATTGCAAATGCCGTTTGGTTCCTGTCCAGTGACATGAGTAATTATATGACAGGACAAGTAATGACAGTGGATGGGGGAATGGTTATTTGA